From the Musa acuminata AAA Group cultivar baxijiao chromosome BXJ1-2, Cavendish_Baxijiao_AAA, whole genome shotgun sequence genome, one window contains:
- the LOC135606037 gene encoding exocyst complex component SEC3A-like isoform X2: MAKPNADDMELRRACAAAIGSGGSAQDIVLAIRVAKGRGFLEKLGRVATPRVLVLTTKHSPKGERTKAFLRVLKYSSGGVLEPAKLYKLKHLTKVDVISNDSTGCTFILGFDNLRSQSVAPPQWTMRNIDDRNRLLLCILNMCKEIFQRLPKLVGIDIVELALWAKENTPSVINRVNAQDGPATSVMEQNDLKVTVEKDLVSQAEEEDMEALLGTYVMGIGEAEAFSERMKRELLALEAANVYALLESEPLIEEVLKGLEAASLCVDDIDEWLQIFNVKLRHMREDIASIELRNNRLEMQSVCSEALIEELDKLLEPLRIPSEFAASLTGGSFDEARMLKNVEACEWLTGAIRALEVPNLDPCYADMRAIRDKRAELQKLKNTFVRRASEFLRNYFSSLVDFMISDKSYFSQRGHLKRPDHADLRYKCRTYARLLQHLKNLDKNCLAPLRKAYCQSLNLLLRREAREFANELRASTKASRNPTVWLEGSTGSSQTASSADTSTVSEAYSKMLTIFIPLLVDESSFFAHFMCFEVSALVPAGASNGKKKGSDDNSASDDDINLMDSEVNDVKQSNNSTELGALNDALHDLLDGIQEDFYAVVDWAYRIDPLRCISMHGITERYLSAQKADAAGFVRELLKDLQTKISTQFSRFVDEACHQIERNERNTRQIGVLSYISRFATLASRMEQYIQGQSRDLVDKAYTRLVSTMFTTLEKIAQSDPKSADVILLENYAAFQNSLFELANVIPTLAKFYHQASEAYEQSCTRHISIIIENIPFQLGLSKTDLRKVLKSSLSQVDRSINMMYRRLQKTLSSEELLPPLWDKCKKEFLEKYESFVQAVAKIYPNESMPPVSELRDLLASS, from the exons ATGGCGAAGCCGAACGCTGACGACATGGAGCTGCGGCGCGCCTGCGCCGCCGCCATCGGCAGCGGGGGCAGCGCTCAGGACATCGTGCTCGCAATCCGCGTCGCCAAGGGCCGCGGCTTCTTGGAGAAGCTCGGCCGCGTGGCCACCCCCAGAGTTCTCGTCCTCACCA CTAAACACTCACCCAAAGGTGAAAGGACAAAAGCTTTTCTTCGTGTCCTAAAATATTCCTCTGGAGGAGTACTTGAG CCAGCAAAACTTTACAAGCTGAAGCATCTTACAAAAGTGGATGTCATTTCAAATGATTCTACTGGATGTACATTCATTCTG GGTTTCGATAATCTTAGAAGCCAGAGTGTTGCCCCTCCACAGTGGACTATGCGTAACATCGATGATAG GAATCGGTTGCTTCTTTGCATCTTAAACATGTGCAAGGAGATATTTCAACGTCTTCCTAAGCTTGTTGGGATAGATATTGTGGAGCTTGCTCTCTGGGCTAAG GAAAATACACCCTCAGTAATTAATCGAGTGAATGCACAAGATGGACCAGCTACATCTGTTATGGAACAAAACGACCTGAAAGTTACTGTTGAAAAAGACCTTGTTTCACaagctgaagaagaagatatggaagctcTTCTGGGCAC ATATGTTATGGGCATTGGTGAAGCAGAGGCATTTTCTGAAAGGATGAAAAGGGAACTTCTTGCTCTGGAAGCAGCAAATGTCTATGCCCTACTGGAAAGTGAACCATTGATTGAGGAG GTATTGAAGGGGCTAGAAGCAGCTTCTCTATGTGTGGATGATATTGATGAGTGGTTACAAATTTTTAATGTCAAGCTGAGACATATGAGAGAGGACATTGCATCG ATTGAATTACGGAACAACAGATTGGAGATGCAGTCCGTATGTAGCGAGGCACTTATTGAGGAATTGGATAAGCTTCTTGAACCCTTGCGTATTCCTTCCGAG TTTGCAGCATCTCTAACTGGAGGTTCATTTGATGAGGCACGTATGCTTAAAAATGTTGAAGCTTGCGAATGGTTGACTGGAGCGATTCGTGCTCTCGAAGTTCCAAATTTGGATCCATGCTATGCAGATATGCGAGCT ATTAGAGATAAACGAGCTGAGTTACAAAAGTTGAAGAATACATTTGTTCGACGAGCATCAGAGTTCCTTAGAAATTACTTCTCTAGTTTGGTAGATTTTATGATAAGTGATaagagctatttctctcag CGAGGACATTTGAAAAGGCCTGATCATGCAGATCTGAGGTACAAATGTAGAACTTACGCTcgacttctgcagcacttaaag AATCTCGACAAGAACTGCTTAGCCCCTTTGAGGAAGGCATACTGTCAATCCCTTAACTTGCTTCTTCGCCGAGAG GCTCGTGAATTTGCAAATGAACTTCGTGCAAGTACTAAAGCATCAAGAAATCCAACCGTTTGGCTTGAAGGTTCCACAGGTTCCAGCCAGACAGCAAGTAGTGCAGATACTTCCACTGTATCTGAAGCATACTCCAAGATGCTTACAATCTTTATTCCGCTTCTTGTGGATGAG AGTTCCTTCTTTGCACATTTTATGTGCTTTGAAGTTTCTGCACTTGTTCCGGCTGGTGCTTCTAATGGTAAGAAAAAGGGATCTGATGACAACAGTGCAAGTGATGATGATATAAACTTGATGGATTCTGAAGTAAATGATGTTAAACAAA GTAATAACTCTACTGAGTTGGGGGCACTAAATGATGCTCTCCATGATTTACTTGATGGAATCCAG GAGGACTTCTATGCTGTGGTTGATTGGGCATACAGGATCGATCCTCTCCGCTGCATATCAATGCATGGGATCACAGAGCGCTATCTTTCTGCACAGAAAGCTGATGCAGCTGGATTTGTACGTGAGCTGCTTAAAGACTTGCAGACTAAGATATCAACACAATTCAGCAGG TTTGTAGATGAGGCTTGCCATCAGATTGAAAGGAATGAACGTAACACAAGGCAGATAGGAGTTCTATCTTATATATCAAG GTTTGCCACCCTCGCATCACGGATGGAGCAGTACATTCAAGGACAATCTAGGGATTTGGTTGACAAGGCATATACAAGATTA GTGAGCACCATGTTCACTACCCTGGAGAAGATTGCACAAAGTGACCCAAAGTCTGCTGATGTTATACTATTGGAGAACTATGCAGCTTTCCAGAACAG TTTATTTGAATTGGCCAATGTCATCCCAACACTAGCAAAATTTTATCATCAGGCTAGTGAAGCATATGAACAATCTTGCACACGCCATATTAGTATAATCATTGAAAAT ATTCCTTTTCAGCTTGGACTGTCAAAAACAGATCTCAGGAAGGTGTTAAAATCCAGTTTATCTCAG GTTGACAGATCCATAAATATGATGTATAGAAGACTGCAAAAGACTTTAAGTTCTGAGGAATTGCTGCCTCCTTTATGGGACAAGTGTAAG AAAGAGTTTTTGGAGAAATACGAAAGCTTCGTGCAGGCTGTCGCCAAGATTTACCCAAATGAGAGCATGCCTCCGGTGTCAGAACTGAGGGATCTTCTAGCTTCGAGTTAG
- the LOC135606037 gene encoding exocyst complex component SEC3A-like isoform X1: MAKPNADDMELRRACAAAIGSGGSAQDIVLAIRVAKGRGFLEKLGRVATPRVLVLTTKHSPKGERTKAFLRVLKYSSGGVLEPAKLYKLKHLTKVDVISNDSTGCTFILGFDNLRSQSVAPPQWTMRNIDDRNRLLLCILNMCKEIFQRLPKLVGIDIVELALWAKENTPSVINRVNAQDGPATSVMEQNDLKVTVEKDLVSQAEEEDMEALLGTYVMGIGEAEAFSERMKRELLALEAANVYALLESEPLIEEVLKGLEAASLCVDDIDEWLQIFNVKLRHMREDIASIELRNNRLEMQSVCSEALIEELDKLLEPLRIPSEFAASLTGGSFDEARMLKNVEACEWLTGAIRALEVPNLDPCYADMRAIRDKRAELQKLKNTFVRRASEFLRNYFSSLVDFMISDKSYFSQRGHLKRPDHADLRYKCRTYARLLQHLKNLDKNCLAPLRKAYCQSLNLLLRREAREFANELRASTKASRNPTVWLEGSTGSSQTASSADTSTVSEAYSKMLTIFIPLLVDESSFFAHFMCFEVSALVPAGASNGKKKGSDDNSASDDDINLMDSEVNDVKQSNNSTELGALNDALHDLLDGIQEDFYAVVDWAYRIDPLRCISMHGITERYLSAQKADAAGFVRELLKDLQTKISTQFSRFVDEACHQIERNERNTRQIGVLSYISRFATLASRMEQYIQGQSRDLVDKAYTRLVSTMFTTLEKIAQSDPKSADVILLENYAAFQNSLFELANVIPTLAKFYHQASEAYEQSCTRHISIIIENQFDKLYQFFRRIDDLTYTVPHEEIPFQLGLSKTDLRKVLKSSLSQVDRSINMMYRRLQKTLSSEELLPPLWDKCKKEFLEKYESFVQAVAKIYPNESMPPVSELRDLLASS, from the exons ATGGCGAAGCCGAACGCTGACGACATGGAGCTGCGGCGCGCCTGCGCCGCCGCCATCGGCAGCGGGGGCAGCGCTCAGGACATCGTGCTCGCAATCCGCGTCGCCAAGGGCCGCGGCTTCTTGGAGAAGCTCGGCCGCGTGGCCACCCCCAGAGTTCTCGTCCTCACCA CTAAACACTCACCCAAAGGTGAAAGGACAAAAGCTTTTCTTCGTGTCCTAAAATATTCCTCTGGAGGAGTACTTGAG CCAGCAAAACTTTACAAGCTGAAGCATCTTACAAAAGTGGATGTCATTTCAAATGATTCTACTGGATGTACATTCATTCTG GGTTTCGATAATCTTAGAAGCCAGAGTGTTGCCCCTCCACAGTGGACTATGCGTAACATCGATGATAG GAATCGGTTGCTTCTTTGCATCTTAAACATGTGCAAGGAGATATTTCAACGTCTTCCTAAGCTTGTTGGGATAGATATTGTGGAGCTTGCTCTCTGGGCTAAG GAAAATACACCCTCAGTAATTAATCGAGTGAATGCACAAGATGGACCAGCTACATCTGTTATGGAACAAAACGACCTGAAAGTTACTGTTGAAAAAGACCTTGTTTCACaagctgaagaagaagatatggaagctcTTCTGGGCAC ATATGTTATGGGCATTGGTGAAGCAGAGGCATTTTCTGAAAGGATGAAAAGGGAACTTCTTGCTCTGGAAGCAGCAAATGTCTATGCCCTACTGGAAAGTGAACCATTGATTGAGGAG GTATTGAAGGGGCTAGAAGCAGCTTCTCTATGTGTGGATGATATTGATGAGTGGTTACAAATTTTTAATGTCAAGCTGAGACATATGAGAGAGGACATTGCATCG ATTGAATTACGGAACAACAGATTGGAGATGCAGTCCGTATGTAGCGAGGCACTTATTGAGGAATTGGATAAGCTTCTTGAACCCTTGCGTATTCCTTCCGAG TTTGCAGCATCTCTAACTGGAGGTTCATTTGATGAGGCACGTATGCTTAAAAATGTTGAAGCTTGCGAATGGTTGACTGGAGCGATTCGTGCTCTCGAAGTTCCAAATTTGGATCCATGCTATGCAGATATGCGAGCT ATTAGAGATAAACGAGCTGAGTTACAAAAGTTGAAGAATACATTTGTTCGACGAGCATCAGAGTTCCTTAGAAATTACTTCTCTAGTTTGGTAGATTTTATGATAAGTGATaagagctatttctctcag CGAGGACATTTGAAAAGGCCTGATCATGCAGATCTGAGGTACAAATGTAGAACTTACGCTcgacttctgcagcacttaaag AATCTCGACAAGAACTGCTTAGCCCCTTTGAGGAAGGCATACTGTCAATCCCTTAACTTGCTTCTTCGCCGAGAG GCTCGTGAATTTGCAAATGAACTTCGTGCAAGTACTAAAGCATCAAGAAATCCAACCGTTTGGCTTGAAGGTTCCACAGGTTCCAGCCAGACAGCAAGTAGTGCAGATACTTCCACTGTATCTGAAGCATACTCCAAGATGCTTACAATCTTTATTCCGCTTCTTGTGGATGAG AGTTCCTTCTTTGCACATTTTATGTGCTTTGAAGTTTCTGCACTTGTTCCGGCTGGTGCTTCTAATGGTAAGAAAAAGGGATCTGATGACAACAGTGCAAGTGATGATGATATAAACTTGATGGATTCTGAAGTAAATGATGTTAAACAAA GTAATAACTCTACTGAGTTGGGGGCACTAAATGATGCTCTCCATGATTTACTTGATGGAATCCAG GAGGACTTCTATGCTGTGGTTGATTGGGCATACAGGATCGATCCTCTCCGCTGCATATCAATGCATGGGATCACAGAGCGCTATCTTTCTGCACAGAAAGCTGATGCAGCTGGATTTGTACGTGAGCTGCTTAAAGACTTGCAGACTAAGATATCAACACAATTCAGCAGG TTTGTAGATGAGGCTTGCCATCAGATTGAAAGGAATGAACGTAACACAAGGCAGATAGGAGTTCTATCTTATATATCAAG GTTTGCCACCCTCGCATCACGGATGGAGCAGTACATTCAAGGACAATCTAGGGATTTGGTTGACAAGGCATATACAAGATTA GTGAGCACCATGTTCACTACCCTGGAGAAGATTGCACAAAGTGACCCAAAGTCTGCTGATGTTATACTATTGGAGAACTATGCAGCTTTCCAGAACAG TTTATTTGAATTGGCCAATGTCATCCCAACACTAGCAAAATTTTATCATCAGGCTAGTGAAGCATATGAACAATCTTGCACACGCCATATTAGTATAATCATTGAAAAT CAATTTGACAAGTTGTATCAGTTTTTCCGGAGGATTGATGATTTAACGTATACAGTGCCCCATGAGGAA ATTCCTTTTCAGCTTGGACTGTCAAAAACAGATCTCAGGAAGGTGTTAAAATCCAGTTTATCTCAG GTTGACAGATCCATAAATATGATGTATAGAAGACTGCAAAAGACTTTAAGTTCTGAGGAATTGCTGCCTCCTTTATGGGACAAGTGTAAG AAAGAGTTTTTGGAGAAATACGAAAGCTTCGTGCAGGCTGTCGCCAAGATTTACCCAAATGAGAGCATGCCTCCGGTGTCAGAACTGAGGGATCTTCTAGCTTCGAGTTAG
- the LOC135606037 gene encoding exocyst complex component SEC3A-like isoform X3, translating into MRNIDDRNRLLLCILNMCKEIFQRLPKLVGIDIVELALWAKENTPSVINRVNAQDGPATSVMEQNDLKVTVEKDLVSQAEEEDMEALLGTYVMGIGEAEAFSERMKRELLALEAANVYALLESEPLIEEVLKGLEAASLCVDDIDEWLQIFNVKLRHMREDIASIELRNNRLEMQSVCSEALIEELDKLLEPLRIPSEFAASLTGGSFDEARMLKNVEACEWLTGAIRALEVPNLDPCYADMRAIRDKRAELQKLKNTFVRRASEFLRNYFSSLVDFMISDKSYFSQRGHLKRPDHADLRYKCRTYARLLQHLKNLDKNCLAPLRKAYCQSLNLLLRREAREFANELRASTKASRNPTVWLEGSTGSSQTASSADTSTVSEAYSKMLTIFIPLLVDESSFFAHFMCFEVSALVPAGASNGKKKGSDDNSASDDDINLMDSEVNDVKQSNNSTELGALNDALHDLLDGIQEDFYAVVDWAYRIDPLRCISMHGITERYLSAQKADAAGFVRELLKDLQTKISTQFSRFVDEACHQIERNERNTRQIGVLSYISRFATLASRMEQYIQGQSRDLVDKAYTRLVSTMFTTLEKIAQSDPKSADVILLENYAAFQNSLFELANVIPTLAKFYHQASEAYEQSCTRHISIIIENQFDKLYQFFRRIDDLTYTVPHEEIPFQLGLSKTDLRKVLKSSLSQVDRSINMMYRRLQKTLSSEELLPPLWDKCKKEFLEKYESFVQAVAKIYPNESMPPVSELRDLLASS; encoded by the exons ATGCGTAACATCGATGATAG GAATCGGTTGCTTCTTTGCATCTTAAACATGTGCAAGGAGATATTTCAACGTCTTCCTAAGCTTGTTGGGATAGATATTGTGGAGCTTGCTCTCTGGGCTAAG GAAAATACACCCTCAGTAATTAATCGAGTGAATGCACAAGATGGACCAGCTACATCTGTTATGGAACAAAACGACCTGAAAGTTACTGTTGAAAAAGACCTTGTTTCACaagctgaagaagaagatatggaagctcTTCTGGGCAC ATATGTTATGGGCATTGGTGAAGCAGAGGCATTTTCTGAAAGGATGAAAAGGGAACTTCTTGCTCTGGAAGCAGCAAATGTCTATGCCCTACTGGAAAGTGAACCATTGATTGAGGAG GTATTGAAGGGGCTAGAAGCAGCTTCTCTATGTGTGGATGATATTGATGAGTGGTTACAAATTTTTAATGTCAAGCTGAGACATATGAGAGAGGACATTGCATCG ATTGAATTACGGAACAACAGATTGGAGATGCAGTCCGTATGTAGCGAGGCACTTATTGAGGAATTGGATAAGCTTCTTGAACCCTTGCGTATTCCTTCCGAG TTTGCAGCATCTCTAACTGGAGGTTCATTTGATGAGGCACGTATGCTTAAAAATGTTGAAGCTTGCGAATGGTTGACTGGAGCGATTCGTGCTCTCGAAGTTCCAAATTTGGATCCATGCTATGCAGATATGCGAGCT ATTAGAGATAAACGAGCTGAGTTACAAAAGTTGAAGAATACATTTGTTCGACGAGCATCAGAGTTCCTTAGAAATTACTTCTCTAGTTTGGTAGATTTTATGATAAGTGATaagagctatttctctcag CGAGGACATTTGAAAAGGCCTGATCATGCAGATCTGAGGTACAAATGTAGAACTTACGCTcgacttctgcagcacttaaag AATCTCGACAAGAACTGCTTAGCCCCTTTGAGGAAGGCATACTGTCAATCCCTTAACTTGCTTCTTCGCCGAGAG GCTCGTGAATTTGCAAATGAACTTCGTGCAAGTACTAAAGCATCAAGAAATCCAACCGTTTGGCTTGAAGGTTCCACAGGTTCCAGCCAGACAGCAAGTAGTGCAGATACTTCCACTGTATCTGAAGCATACTCCAAGATGCTTACAATCTTTATTCCGCTTCTTGTGGATGAG AGTTCCTTCTTTGCACATTTTATGTGCTTTGAAGTTTCTGCACTTGTTCCGGCTGGTGCTTCTAATGGTAAGAAAAAGGGATCTGATGACAACAGTGCAAGTGATGATGATATAAACTTGATGGATTCTGAAGTAAATGATGTTAAACAAA GTAATAACTCTACTGAGTTGGGGGCACTAAATGATGCTCTCCATGATTTACTTGATGGAATCCAG GAGGACTTCTATGCTGTGGTTGATTGGGCATACAGGATCGATCCTCTCCGCTGCATATCAATGCATGGGATCACAGAGCGCTATCTTTCTGCACAGAAAGCTGATGCAGCTGGATTTGTACGTGAGCTGCTTAAAGACTTGCAGACTAAGATATCAACACAATTCAGCAGG TTTGTAGATGAGGCTTGCCATCAGATTGAAAGGAATGAACGTAACACAAGGCAGATAGGAGTTCTATCTTATATATCAAG GTTTGCCACCCTCGCATCACGGATGGAGCAGTACATTCAAGGACAATCTAGGGATTTGGTTGACAAGGCATATACAAGATTA GTGAGCACCATGTTCACTACCCTGGAGAAGATTGCACAAAGTGACCCAAAGTCTGCTGATGTTATACTATTGGAGAACTATGCAGCTTTCCAGAACAG TTTATTTGAATTGGCCAATGTCATCCCAACACTAGCAAAATTTTATCATCAGGCTAGTGAAGCATATGAACAATCTTGCACACGCCATATTAGTATAATCATTGAAAAT CAATTTGACAAGTTGTATCAGTTTTTCCGGAGGATTGATGATTTAACGTATACAGTGCCCCATGAGGAA ATTCCTTTTCAGCTTGGACTGTCAAAAACAGATCTCAGGAAGGTGTTAAAATCCAGTTTATCTCAG GTTGACAGATCCATAAATATGATGTATAGAAGACTGCAAAAGACTTTAAGTTCTGAGGAATTGCTGCCTCCTTTATGGGACAAGTGTAAG AAAGAGTTTTTGGAGAAATACGAAAGCTTCGTGCAGGCTGTCGCCAAGATTTACCCAAATGAGAGCATGCCTCCGGTGTCAGAACTGAGGGATCTTCTAGCTTCGAGTTAG
- the LOC135606058 gene encoding pentatricopeptide repeat-containing protein At2g22070-like → MVSGAAAAALLSFHSPFKLRHSVAHQSPLPCFPKRVDRLSPSGAATESDLSAASSGALAATAAAPEALSSHRGSTASDLESLCKQGRIEAAFELIDRMGKRGMPVQPGDLALLLQACVQSRSIALVRRAHRRMMRTSWRSFKPIVDQLASVYCKLGSAEDARRVFDEMVVRPGLASKGEADPKRREAYEKVQRLHEEMRAAGYVPDTRFVLHDIDEAAKEQALMYHSERLAIAYGLISTPPGTTLRIMKNLRICGDCHNAVKLISKIEGREIIVRDNKRFHHFRDGVCSCRDYW, encoded by the coding sequence ATGGTTTCAGGTGCTGCGGCAGCTGCTCTCCTCAGCTTCCATTCTCCCTTCAAGCTGCGCCACTCGGTGGCGCACCAATCCCCCCTCCCTTGCTTCCCCAAGAGGGTTGACAGGTTATCACCTTCTGGAGCTGCGACTGAATCCGATCTCTCAGCTGCCTCCTCCGGCGCTCTTGCTGCAACCGCTGCTGCGCCTGAAGCGCTGAGTTCACATCGCGGTAGCACCGCTTCTGATCTTGAAAGCTTATGCAAACAAGGTAGAATAGAGGCGGCCTTTGAACTAATTGATCGGATGGGGAAACGTGGGATGCCAGTTCAACCCGGCGATCTTGCTCTGCTGCTCCAAGCTTGCGTCCAGTCGCGGTCGATTGCCCTCGTCAGGAGAGCTCACCGACGGATGATGAGAACTTCGTGGAGATCCTTCAAGCCAATCGTCGACCAATTGGCCTCTGTCTATTGTAAGCTGGGCAGCGCCGAAGACGCGCGCCGCGTGTTCGACGAAATGGTCGTTCGTCCCGGACTGGCCAGTAAAGGCGAGGCGGACCCCAAGAGGAGGGAGGCGTACGAGAAAGTGCAACGGTTGCATGAGGAGATGAGAGCGGCAGGGTACGTGCCGGACACGAGGTTCGTGCTGCACGACATCGACGAGGCGGCGAAGGAGCAGGCACTGATGTACCACAGCGAGAGGCTGGCCATCGCCTACGGCCTCATCAGCACGCCGCCGGGCACCACGCTCAGGATCATGAAGAACCTCAGGATCTGCGGGGACTGCCACAACGCCGTCAAGCTCATCTCCAAGATCGAGGGGCGGGAGATCATCGTGAGGGAcaacaagcggttccaccacttcAGGGATGGTGTCTGCTCCTGCAGAGACTACTGGTGA
- the LOC135606055 gene encoding allene oxide synthase 1, chloroplastic-like — protein MPAFRDHHRHLSPLCPPSQFMHIVTPPSYLFFPPPSSPIFHRSPAMAAASLAFIPSLCSHGRLRGRSRKMASVSEKPVMAMPSSSELPVRKIPGDYGLPFVGPIQDRLAYFYFEGRDAFFKSRMRRYNSTVFRANMPPGPFLASDPRVIVLLDAASFPLLFDTSLVEKRDLFTGTFMPSTQLTGGFRVLSYLDPSEPNHAPLKRLLFFLLSNRRQAVIPEFRHTYGALFATMEAEIAAKGKADFGAANDRAAFDFLARSFFGRNPKDSELGLDGPGLITKWMLFQVGPLLTLGLPTYLEDLLLHSFRLPPALVRSDYDRLAAFFRESAGPVLDEAERLGISREEALHNILFSTCFNSFGGMKILFPNLIKWIGRAGAPLHGRLAEEVRTAVQEIGGGEVTMRAIEAMPLTASAAYEALRIEPPVPLQYGRAKRDMVVANHDAAFQVRAGEMLFGYQPFATRDPRVFERAEEFVADRFVGEGGAPLLRHVVWSNGPETEAPTAENKQCAGKDFVVMVARLLLVELFLRYDSFEIEVGTSALGSSVKFTSLKKATF, from the coding sequence ATGCCCGCTTTCCGTGATCACCACCGGCATCTCTCGCCTCTCTGTCCGCCTTCCCAATTCATGCATATAGTAACGCCACCCAGCTACCTCTTCTTCCCACCTCCATCATCACCCATCTTCCATCGATCTCCTGCCATGGCCGCGGCGTCTCTGGCCTTCATTCCCTCGCTTTGCTCTCATGGCCGCCTACGCGGACGCAGCCGGAAAATGGCTTCCGTGTCCGAGAAACCCGTGATGGCGATGCCGTCGTCGTCGGAGCTGCCGGTGCGGAAGATACCCGGCGACTACGGGCTGCCCTTCGTCGGGCCGATCCAGGACCGGCTCGCCTACTTCTACTTCGAGGGGCGGGATGCGTTCTTCAAGTCCCGCATGCGCCGCTACAACTCCACCGTCTTCCGCGCCAACATGCCCCCCGGCCCTTTTCTCGCCTCCGACCCCCGCGTCATCGTCCTCCTCGACGCTGCCAGCTTCCCGTTGCTCTTCGACACCTCCCTCGTCGAGAAGCGCGACCTCTTCACCGGCACCTTCATGCCCTCCACGCAGCTCACCGGTGGCTTCCGCGTGCTATCCTACCTCGACCCCTCCGAGCCCAATCACGCCCCCCTCAAGCGCCTCCTCTTTTTCCTCCTGTCCAACCGGCGCCAGGCCGTCATCCCTGAGTTCCGCCACACCTACGGGGCGCTCTTCGCGACGATGGAGGCCGAGATTGCCGCCAAGGGGAAGGCGGACTTCGGCGCAGCCAACGACCGCGCGGCCTTCGACTTCCTCGCGCGGTCCTTCTTCGGGCGCAACCCGAAGGACTCCGAGCTGGGCCTCGACGGCCCCGGGCTGATCACCAAGTGGATGCTGTTCCAGGTGGGTCCGCTCCTCACCCTTGGACTCCCGACCTACCTCGAGGACCTGCTCCTCCATTCCTTCCGCCTCCCGCCGGCGCTGGTGCGGTCCGACTACGACCGGCTCGCGGCCTTCTTCCGCGAGTCGGCCGGGCCGGTACTCGACGAGGCGGAGCGGCTTGGGATCTCGCGGGAGGAAGCGCTCCACAACATCCTCTTCTCCACCTGCTTCAACTCCTTCGGCGGGATGAAGATCCTGTTCCCGAACCTGATCAAGTGGATCGGGCGGGCCGGGGCCCCACTCCACGGCCGGTTGGCGGAGGAGGTGCGGACGGCGGTGCAAGAGATCGGGGGCGGGGAGGTGACGATGCGGGCGATCGAGGCGATGCCGCTGACGGCATCGGCGGCCTACGAGGCGCTCCGGATCGAGCCGCCGGTGCCGCTGCAGTACGGGCGGGCGAAGCGAGACATGGTGGTGGCGAACCACGACGCGGCGTTCCAGGTGCGGGCCGGGGAGATGCTGTTCGGGTACCAGCCCTTCGCCACCCGCGACCCGCGGGTGTTCGAGCGGGCGGAGGAGTTCGTGGCGGACCGCTTCGTGGGGGAGGGGGGTGCGCCGCTGCTGCGGCACGTGGTGTGGTCGAACGGCCCTGAGACGGAGGCGCCCACCGCGGAGAACAAGCAGTGCGCCGGGAAGGACTTCGTGGTGATGGTGGCGCGCCTGCTGCTCGTTGAGCTCTTCCTGCGTTACGACTCCTTCGAGATCGAGGTCGGCACGTCCGCGCTCGGGTCGTCGGTCAAGTTCACCTCGCTGAAGAAGGCTACTTTCTGA